Proteins from one Malaya genurostris strain Urasoe2022 chromosome 2, Malgen_1.1, whole genome shotgun sequence genomic window:
- the LOC131426911 gene encoding pupal cuticle protein 20-like, producing the protein MKCLIVLLVVTVSCVLGQNINDGQYHPEIINSKFDDGQYHPGKYGGGPGGSGGSAGFGGFGGSGGSNKRTGSQQPLGGSLNILPPAPAPPANRFGSGSGSGGQFGGIGGQFGSAGGQLSSQGAGAGVGAGVGAGAGAGAGGQFGSGGLSGSGGQFGSGGQFGAGSKKSSGSSGDSGAQVNVLEDTREQNEDGYFYKFLADNDINVSETGKIASSGSDDSVLRATGFYEFVAPDGVKYRVDYVADENGFQPIGDHLPTPPPIPEEILRSLELLKQRK; encoded by the exons ATGAAGTGTCTAATTGTG TTACTGGTTGTGACGGTTAGTTGCGTTCTGGGCCAGAACATCAACGACGGACAGTATCACCCGGAGATTATCAATAGTAAATTTGACGACGGACAGTATCACCCGGGCAAATATGGCGGAGGACCTGGTGGATCTGGAGGATCCGCCGGTTTTGGAGGTTTTGGAGGTTCTGGAG GATCAAACAAACGTACAGGTTCTCAGCAACCGCTTGGTGGCTCATTAAACATTTTACCTCCCGCTCCTGCCCCTCCCGCTAACAGATTCGGAAGTGGATCAGGAAGCGGTGGACAATTCGGCGGCATTGGTGGACAATTTGGTTCTGCTGGAGGACAGCTCAGCTCTCAGGGTGCTGGCGCTGGCGTTGGTGCTGGCGttggtgctggtgctggtgctggtgctggtggacAGTTTGGCTCTGGAGGACTATCTGGCTCCGGAGGTCAGTTTGGTTCGGGAGGACAATTTGGCGCTGGTAGCAAGAAAAGCTCTGGTTCCTCGGGCGACTCCGGAGCACAGGTCAACGTCCTAGAGGACACCCGTGAACAGAATGAAGATGGTTATTTCTACAAGTTTTTGGCCGACAATGATATCAATGTTTCCGAAACCGGTAAAATCGCTAGCAGTGGATCAGATGACTCAGTGCTCCGTGCCACAGGATTCTACGAATTTGTTGCCCCCGATGGTGTCAAGTATCGCGTCGATTACGTCGCTGACGAGAATGGCTTCCAGCCCATAGGAGATCATCTGCCGACGCCACCTCCAATCCCGGAAGAAATTCTGCGATCGCTGGAGCTGCTGAAGCAGAGAAAGTAA